The Trichocoleus sp. FACHB-46 DNA window CCTCAGGTTTTGATTGAGGGAGACTTACTTCAAGGTCGCACTGCCACAGGTTTCCGAGCCATTCGCAAAGATATGCAGAATGCAGGAGCTAACTATGTGGATGAGCCGCTAGTTGTAGATGGCAATCTGCTCACCTCGCGTCGTCCAGGTGACTTGCCGATGTTTACCACTGCGATCTTGACTCGCCTGGGCCTAAGCATTCCTGACACGACTCTGCCGGATGTCAGCGATCGCGATGCAGGTTGGTGGAAGTTGGGCGAAGAGTGGGGTGGCTCTAGTAAACAGGAGATCGTTAGCGCCATTAATACAGCGATCGCCGGAGAACGTTACGGTTTAGAAGCTTTCCAGCAGTATGCCGAGAAGACAGATGACGGTGAATTGCGGTCTGTCTTTCAGCATGTCTGCACGGCTAAGAAACAACATATCCAGAAGCTAGAAGCAAGGTTGCGGCTGTTCGGGGAGCAAGAATCTCTTCAAGCGGTTGCCAGCGGCACTCTAGCTACGCTCAAAGGTTGGTTACAAACACGTACCGATGATATTTCGATCTTGCGGCGAGCCTTGGGCGACTTGCAAACCGGAGTCGTTGATACCTATGCCCTGCGTAATAAGCTGACCGACCCCACCACTACTCTAATTTTTGATGACATGGAGATCGACATTGCCAAGCATGAGCAGCAAGTCGCTGATCTTTACCATGCTCGCATTAGTGTCGGCCCCGTCAGCCCCCCTCAACCTACCTCTGGTGCCGCAGCCAAGATTTGAGGTGGCGGGCTATTGCAGATCACTAGCTCTCTAGGCTGGTCAGGAGATTGAATCATGAAGCGATTTCAAAACCGAACCGAAGCAGGTCAATTTCTAGCATCTTTGCTGACGCAGTATA harbors:
- a CDS encoding DJ-1/PfpI/YhbO family deglycase/protease, encoding MVSNYAQNGTPTSSRRVAILIENGVEDSEFHVPYTALKKAGAEVVVLGSRMNEQYKGKQGRVSQEPDGTTTEARAADFDAVIIPGGMAPDKMRTNMKTVRFVQDAIAQNKLVAAVCHGPQVLIEGDLLQGRTATGFRAIRKDMQNAGANYVDEPLVVDGNLLTSRRPGDLPMFTTAILTRLGLSIPDTTLPDVSDRDAGWWKLGEEWGGSSKQEIVSAINTAIAGERYGLEAFQQYAEKTDDGELRSVFQHVCTAKKQHIQKLEARLRLFGEQESLQAVASGTLATLKGWLQTRTDDISILRRALGDLQTGVVDTYALRNKLTDPTTTLIFDDMEIDIAKHEQQVADLYHARISVGPVSPPQPTSGAAAKI